atagcaaaactGTATCAACCCCATtagagctcaattgcaaacttacacctcttgatggcactcctcttaatgatcctactttatatcgacagcttgtcgggagtcttgttatctcacagttactcgacctgatatttcatatgctgttcatctggtcagtcagtttatgtctgctccttgctcaactcatttctctgcagtactttgaatccttcgttatatcaaaggcactctttttcatggtttgcacttttccgctacctcctccctagtattatctggctactcgATCTCGATTGGTGGTGATCCGATGCATCGCcgctctacaactggttattgtttcttcttgggtaattctcttatctcttggcgtagcaaaaagcaaactgttgttgcacgttctagcacaaaatctgaatatcgtgctcttgctgatgctacaactgaattactttggttacggtggttattaactaatttgggtgtcactcattcttctgccacaatgcttcattgcgataatagaagtgtcATACaaatttctcataatgatgtatttcatgagcgtaccaaacacatcaaaattgattgtcattttgtacgtcatcatattactcatggcaccatatgtttgattcctgtctcctctgtcagccaaaccgctgatatattcaccaaaatgcatcctcccgctcgctttcaggatctcttaagcaaactcaagttggcacatgtgctaccaccttgagtttgagggggggtgttagcataattacagcaattagcatgattataggagatttgtgtagcataattacagcaattaacatgattataggagatttgtgtaatataattacagcaattagcattattataggagatttgtattattcttgtctaaattagctcatattctcatgtataaatagatgtaatatttctgtaaataagacacagataaatacacaatcctttccttcattacttatattctttcttctaacaagcCTAAAAGAGATGAGAATAAGAAATTGGGACACATCAATGTCTGGATATTgatggataaattttaataattgtccCTGAATTTATATGGTTGTAACAATACattcctttaactttaaaatgtaacataaaactctctaaacttttaaattttacacactCTCTGActtttaattactaatttttcaattagaaACTGACGTGAACAGCTCCCGTATGGCGCTTAGTAAATATACCTCTCTTCTTTTatgtaaagtgtaaaattattctctctatacgtaaaaatttattttatctgtaaagagaaaaataattcaatttatacataaattgagagaaaaaagagaaatacTAATTAAACTTCATACTGAAACTATTCATATCAGCACCTAATTGAAAAATAAGTGATTAGAGATTAGAGAAATTTTATTATACAAAATTTAgaagttattaaaattttatattatatttttaaattaaaaaattttaatattataattaaataaattcaggTACAACAGTCAAAATTTGTCCGGACATTGACTCGCAACTAAGAAACTATAGCAATGAAACTGACCTCGCCTCCTACGCGTTTCGCGTCCAACTATTCCTCTttgtttttttattatattgtttaattactttatataaaaaaataaataaaagaaatttataaaatatattttattatatatcttTATTATGCCGCCTTTATCATTTATAGAGGCTCGAAGATAAATTTGTAACTTtagcattattattattttttaattttctcatttcttttttctaaattaatggaaaattttttgtaaatttgcaaagaaattaagaaatttaagtttcattgttttctttttttttattttttaattattattcaaataaaaaagtcttattttgtttttattttatccaTTTCCTCCAAAACAAACAAAGCATAAGGTAAAAGTACTTTAAATTTCTCTcttaaaatttatcaaaaatcTGAGTATGTTCTTTAAACCCTGTTCAAACTCGACCCCCAACTCAACATCTAAATCTGggattaagatttttttttaaggtTCGACTTTGATTTTAGGCATTGATTAATAGTAAATGGTATTTTCTTCAACGGATGGAgtattttattgttaaaatttaatagaCGTAATTATTTAAAAAGTAGAAATACAAGAATcacttgaaatttttataaatttcatgataaattgtaaaatataaaaaaaaaaaagaaaagaggacTTATATGTCAACTGTGCACGAATTTGCAGGCCTTTGTTTAGAAATTATTAGATGAATATATGAGGTGCCGTGTATTAAAGTCTTAGAGCCACATCCGACTGTGTTCTGGCCAAGAATTCTAACGATATAGCTGTTAATTATCTGGAGGAGGCTATCAAGAAAAGTAACATTCAAGAAGTGGAGTTGTTACTAAGTAATAATCCATAACTATTGGAATCTGCTCTACATTTTGCCTGTAACGATAACTCTTTAGTAGCAAGAATTATGCAAAATTCTGACTTGGTTTCAACAGGTATCAGAGTGGTTACACAGTCTTGCGTGTTGCTTCCCTCAAGGGAGATGAATCTATAGTAAAGGTGCTTGTGAAGCTTAATCCTCAACTTTGCCTTGTGGAGGATTATTACTCTTGGATTCCCCTCCACATAGCTGCAGTAAATGGCCACGAGGAAGTGTTAAGGATTCTAGCCTCGTCATGTACAGAGTCCATTGGAAAGGCAACCTCCCAGAATGAGACGGCACTTCACCTTGATTGGAAACGTCACCAGTATAGAGCTTTTCAAGTCTTGGTGGAAGAGGTTAAGAAACACAAGGTAAAGGAAATCCTGTTGACTGATTAAGATTTATTTTGGAGACAGATTTGGTTACTTTTTGAATTATTAGTtagtttttctcttttatttgttcATAAATTCTAGTGTAGTTTGTGGTGTTCCAGAATTTGTGGAATTCTGTCTAACTAAGTTACTTTAACTGGTATTAGTTGTTAACCAGCCGCACTATGTTTTTGTAATTTGTACTCTTTGAATCTCAACCATGCAttgaagcatatatatatatatatatatatatatatatatatatatatatatatatatatatatatatatatatatcagaaaATAGAGGGAGTTGCTGAATTCCCTTTTGTTTTGAATGCTCTGTTTTCTGCTCTTCCATTTTGCTGCAATTTCTTTAAAATACagcagtggtatcagagcttcaaATGGTCTTTGAGTGACCTATGAAAGAGAGAAAACAAGTTAAAAACATTCCTCAAAAACCTTAAAACACCTGTGAGTGAATTTATGGCTTCAAGTAGTTACTCAGCTCATCCTCTACCTGTCTTCTCAAGAGAAAATTATCCCATTTGGTCAGTAAAGATGCAGGCTTATCTTAAAGCCTATGATTTGTAGGATGTTGTAGAAACAGGAAAAGATCCGGCTTCTTTAAGTGACAATCCCACACCTGCTCAGATCAAGTAACATAGTGAAGAGTGTGCAAAGAATTTCAAGGATTTCTCTCATATACATTTTGCTGTATCAGATGTCATTTTTACTACGATTTTGGCTTCTGGATCAACTAAAGAAGCTTGTCATAAGTTGAAAAAAGAGTATCAAGGGAGTGAGAAGACTAAAATAATGCAAGTTCTCAATCTAATAAGGgaaattgaagttttgaggatgaacGATACTGAATCTGTTCAAGAATGCTTTGATAGGGTtatgaaaattgtaaataaaatcagATTGTTGGGAAAGGAGCTCAGTGACAAGAGAGTTGTGGAAAAGGTTCTAGTGAGCTTACCTGAAAGATTTGAGCCTAAAATTTCCTCTTTGGAAGACTCCAGAGACTTGAAAACCATTTCTATTTCAAAACTGGTGAATGCTCTTCAAGCTATTGAGCAAAGAAGGGTTATCAAAATGGAGGAGTCCACTGAAGAAGCTTTCCTTGCCAAACAAAAGGGTAAACAATCTGAGGAAGCTAAGAAGAGTGCGAGTGATTCAGCAAACAAAGGTAAGGACCTACAAACAGAAGAAAGGGTGGCAGGAAATCAAAATTCCCACTTTGTTGTACTTGCAACAAGACCGATCATTTTTAAAAAGATTGTTGGCAAAAGAATGGAGGTCAAGCCACCTCAATGTAACTACTGAAAAGGTTGGGACATGTAGAGAAAAATTGTAGAATCAAGCAAAGCAAGCTAAATCAGAACTTGCAACAACAACCTACTCAGCAAGCAAATTAAACTGATGATCAAGCTCAATATAATGATTATGTCTTTGCTGGTAATCACACTACAAACCCCAGTGAAAGACATACATGGTTTGTGGATAGTGGCTGCACTAATCATATGGCAAGAGATGAAAGTACGTTCTCTTCAATTGACAGATCAGTAAGAATCAAAGTCAAGCTTGAAAATTGAGAAGTTGTAGAATCTCTAGGCAAGGGTTCAGTATCAATTCAGACTAAGCAAGGTACTAAACTAGTTCCAAATGTTCTTTTCATTCCTAATTTAGATCAAAACTTGCTTAGTATTACCCAAATGATGAAAGAAGGGCCATTCCTTGTCATTCAAAggcatattttttattttcatggttCTGTAGTTGTAATAGTTTAACATTGTGGGTAATAGCTATCATATAAATTGGAGTTCAGTTGATCAAATTTCTTATATGGCTAGAACTGATGAGTCTAATCTGTGGCACAAAAGATTTGGCCATTATAATTTCAATTCTCTGAAGTTCATTCGAAGTAGGTACATGGTTAGAGATATGCCAAAGATATGCTAAATTCCATCTGTCAAGGGTGCAAAAAAATTCAGAGCCTGGCTCTGAAGAAATGCTTTACACAATAGAATAGTGGAAGAAAAGAATGAAGATTTACACAATTCTTCTAGCAAATTGAATGATGATAGATGCAGCAACAAAGCGAAACAACTATGCATTTGAACACTGTCATTATATGTACTTTACAGAAATGATTTTGCATGATTGCATTCAAATACCTTGCTAAATTTTGTCGGAAGAGTGCATTATACATCATTATCTCCTTGCTCAATCACTTAgcacttaaattttaaaatttaagaataatattaaaaataacaaaataatcaCTTTTGACATGGCTTTATGCTTCCCCTGTATCAGACAAAGAAGAGCATCTTTTTTTCTCCTTTTAACCCCCCCAATCTCATGATAGAATTTCAATGCCTGCATTAGCCTCTTCCATTTAACTCCTTGCTGCATGAGATGATGTGTTATCCAAGGAGGTGAACATGAAATTCCCATAAAACATGGCTTCTTTATCTGCTCATCCAAACCCGCAACTTTATCAAATTGATATGTTCAGCAACATATAAGAATAAAATACACATATAGACAGACATTATGCACAATCTTAATAGGATTGTATTTGAACATTGAAAATTCCGAGCACCAATAAAAGAAGACATGAATAATGGAATTAATAATGACTCAAAACTCAGAGCTAGTTATGACTCAAAAAGAAATGTAGCTAAGTAGCTTTTGAGCCAACAAAACATCAATATGATGAATTTAACTAGACTAGGGTGTGTACATTGGAAATGCACATGTATGAGCATATTTATGCTACTGAAATGCATCAAAGAGGACATTCTCAAGGAAAACTAAAGGATGCCAATTTGATGGCAGGTGAGTGAACCGACTCCTACTCCTTCCCCCTCCCTCCCTCTACGTGTGTGTGGTGTTTGAGTTGGGGAAGGAAGGAGACATCTTACGGAACCTATTTGGTCAATTATTAGCTTTTTTAATGCAAAGCACCTTAAGTTTCCACCAACATATAAGTCTCTTAAGTCAAGTCATGTCAGCCAGCAAAAAGCCTACCTGTTAAGGAAAGACAATGGACTTCCCGGCGTACATATCTTGCCATTGCCTGCAGAGATAAGCAAATATTCAGTTGCTATTTGAATTGTTTTCGCAAAGAAACAAAATATAAAAGCCAAACACGACGTCATTCATGATGTCCCAGAATGTTACAGCAGGATTTGGACAAAAGACATTGTTCCTTGAGTAAAATAGAAAAACTTCATCGTATTTATCAGCATAGAGATCAAAGATATGACTCCCCATCTTTGTGTAACAATAAAAGGTTCAATCTTATGACACAGAATGTGTAAAATGGGAATCACATCTTAATAACCTAGACCATAAGAATCATAAAATGGAGGTTCTAGGCTTTCATTCTCAGAATGATTCATCTAACAACATAGGCCAGGACAAACATACAATTTCTTTGGCAGTCTGCAGCAATGCAAATCACGATAAAAAGCAAAGATGAGAACATGCCTGGACAGCCCGTAATGCAGTAGCATCTGGCTCTGATGTCCCATCATCAGAAAAGACATTTCTGCATAACACAACTCAATCAGAATAAAAACAGACATAGgccaatttaataattttaaattcctcGTACCAATCACCAGATAAAAGAAATCTCATCATTCTCACATCTATCATTAACTAATTGGTCTCTTACAAAGAAAACATTAGACAAAAAGCCAAAAACTTTTCAAACATGAAAGGGATGAAACATACGTTTGCTACTCTGTGCAACATCAATGAATGAAATTCCAATTGTTGTGGCACTGTGGGCATTACAAGGCCTACATTCCTCCATTTCTTTGGAGACAAAATTAAGCCCTATCAGTGCTGGATAGCTAATATTAATTTATTCATGCTACTCCAGGAAATTCATGGCATAAGATTTGAAGAAAAAAAGCTATGTTAAAAAATTAACATTAAAGAAATTCATCATATTTAGGAAAAATCTTTCATAATTCAATAGTTCATGTTTGAAGCAATTAGAATTTAGAAGATTGTCATTATTTCAAAGGACAGAAGACATCCACCAAAGTGAATCTCCTGAAATAATCTTCAACAACCAACGTATCAAACTAAGGAGGATAAATATAACTAGGGACCATGAAGATGATCCAAACAACATGAAATGGCCGATCATAGGAAGGGTTCATCTAATATTATGCCAAAACTACACCAAGTTCAAAAGACCTTGAAGGCTCCTGAATACCACAAACGAACAGTTTGCTCAGTTTTTTAAATCACCAGAAGAAGAAATGGAAATTAAAAGGTCAATCTTTAAAAACCTTTTTAATTTGTTGAAGAATCAAGAGCAATGTCAACTGAAATAACtataaattaataaaacatatatttTAAATTCAGCAACCTATAATGTATATCATCAAAAGCTTTTACGATTAAAAACCAATTCTAGCTTCCCTCTCTTTAACCTGAGAATCACATGTGATAGCCATAACAATGTTAAGGACTTATCCTCTGCAAAAGTCATAGAATCCTAGTAGATTGTGAATATTGCCGTAAGGCTTACTCATATCAAAGATTTCAGCACTAAAGGGAAGAGTGCAAGGATTGtagcacaaatcatattttaggcACTACCAAAATCAGAAATTAAGATAACAGTTCCATTAGACACTAATATGTGAGAGATTCATATAAAAGAAATTCCTAGATTAAGCCCTTAAGTCTTATGATAGTCTTACCTCCATACCACCTTCTCTAGCTCATCAGATTTAGCCTCTGGAAGCATGGCAGCATCATAAGCAACAATATTTCCATAGAATATCTTCTCCAATTCTTTCATCCATTTAGTCAACAATAAGTTAACCTGCCAATTCAGAACACGTATAGGACAAACACTTGGACAATTCTATCAACTACATGTATTTATATCGTTCTCCACAGGCCAGCAAAGCTCAACCTTTTGCAGATCATCCCATAATGTAGGTTCTACAATACGATCCTTAAAACTGAAAGCCTAGCTAAGAAATGGGAAATATTAATTGTTAACTGGAAGGGCATTCTGAATATGGCACACAGATAGTTCACAAAATGAAATGATAATGCTATGGTCTCAACTGTCAGTTAGGAGTTCaatgaaaaatagattaaaaaaaagaTTGTATCATCCCGAATAATTTCATATGGTTTTCAAAGCATACAAAAAGATGGAAGAATGGCTGTGAGCACTTGTAATGACCTGATGGATATGAAACAAATCAGAAGCTGGACAGTCAGCTCAGTTGTAATTTATGCATGCTACAGGTCCCATAAGATAGACAAGGAAAGTTCATTTTGATAAGCAAAAATAAAGAACTAAAAGATACCATGAAATGCAATAAAATCCTCAAAGAAAACATGGTAAAGATAAAAGTTGTAAGCACATTACCCCTGCTTTAGATACTCTTAGCTCCACATCATGATTATAAATATCATACAGGTACTGCCCAAATTCAACGCCCTCCTTTCCCTCCTGTTTCAGACGGCGTAAGCAAAGCCACATATGGAGTACAAGCAATGAGAATGTCATTTTAAATGTCTTCTCCAAATTGAATACTGCACGACGAAGAagctaattaaatttatacagagAAACAAAAAATGCACACACG
Above is a genomic segment from Hevea brasiliensis isolate MT/VB/25A 57/8 chromosome 17, ASM3005281v1, whole genome shotgun sequence containing:
- the LOC110645263 gene encoding uncharacterized protein LOC110645263, with protein sequence MFSRWSKAASQMSKLGSLSNMGELRKDLLFIPRLTYAKASAAAAVPPSPNDSMHKGFPSKSPVNLDKMFWSKPCSLALASDSPLRIEEPKYEGIRHFILKLLMFYSKQSKSIRGANVVYRRIISQVDKPTIYEVFNLEKTFKMTFSLLVLHMWLCLRRLKQEGKEGVEFGQYLYDIYNHDVELRVSKAGVNLLLTKWMKELEKIFYGNIVAYDAAMLPEAKSDELEKVVWRNVFSDDGTSEPDATALRAVQAMARYVRREVHCLSLTDKEAMFYGNFMFTSLDNTSSHAARS